A window of the Brassica napus cultivar Da-Ae chromosome C5, Da-Ae, whole genome shotgun sequence genome harbors these coding sequences:
- the LOC111215765 gene encoding methyl jasmonate esterase 1-like, with the protein MESQTNKYLALILVTFLISLYYHPISATPQHGHAHFVLVHGAGHGAWCWYKLIPILKSQGHNVTAVDLAASGIDLSRAETLLSINEYIEPLMDLMNSLNMDEKVILVAHSFGGLAISKAMELFHDKVHMAIFVTALMPGPTFNFTFLSKGLVRWQAPLLDMKFIFGDGPNKPPTLSIGGPLFLSLNMYDLSPREDVELAGALVRPQRLFSNEDTDTSLVLTRERYGSVNRIFVVSEKDKTLMKEFQLWMIKNNPPNHVEHIQDSDHMVMISKPLDLGDRLLSLAKKLA; encoded by the exons ATGGAGAGCCAAACCAACAAATACTTAGCCCTGATTCTTGTTACATTCTTGATCAGTCTATACTACCATCCTATCTCCGCCACACCACAACACGGCCATGCCCATTTCGTGCTGGTTCATGGGGCCGGTCACGGCGCTTGGTGTTGGTATAAACTCATACCAATATTGAAATCTCAAGGGCACAACGTAACTGCAGTCGACTTAGCTGCATCCGGGATCGATCTAAGTCGTGCTGAAACTCTCTTGTCGATCAACGAGTATATTGAGCCACTGATGGACCTAATGAATAGTCTAAACATGGATGAGAAGGTGATTCTGGTGGCACATAGTTTTGGTGGGCTTGCTATTTCCAAGGCCATGGAGTTATTCCATGATAAGGTTCACATGGCTATTTTCGTTACTGCCCTTATGCCTGGCCCAACCTTCAATTTCACGTTTCTTTCTAAAGGG TTGGTGAGGTGGCAAGCTCCACTACTAGACATGAAGTTTATATTTGGAGATGGGCCTAATAAACCACCTACACTTTCCATTGGAGGCCCACTTTTCCTTTCATTAAATATGTATGACCTGAGTCCTAGAGAG GACGTTGAATTGGCGGGTGCATTGGTTCGTCCACAACGTTTATTCAGCAACGAAGATACAGACACAAGTCTTGTGCTCACACGCGAGAGATACGGATCGGTAAACCGGATCTTTGTAGTGTCCGAGAAAGACAAAACATTGATGAAAGAGTTCCAGCTCTGGATGATCAAGAACAATCCTCCTAACCACGTGGAGCATATCCAGGATTCTGATCATATGGTCATGATTTCCAAGCCGTTGGATCTTGGTGACCGTCTTTTATCTTTGGCTAAGAAGTTggcttga
- the LOC106446862 gene encoding flavonol synthase/flavanone 3-hydroxylase-like, producing the protein MDLDQTFIQAPEHRADSNFIPNQPEEIPVIDLSRLNDPENIQNVISEIGDACETWGFFQVINHGVPCDARKRVEETVKIFFDLPMEEKIKVKRDEVNPAGYHDGEHTKNVRDWKEVFDIYFKDPMVMPSSTDPEDEGLRVVYNKWPQFPSDFREACQEYAGHAEKLAFRLLELISLSLGLPKKRFHEYFKEQMSFFRINRYPPCPRPDLALGVGHHKDADVISLLAQDEVGGLQISRRSDGVWFPIRPVPNALVINIGNCMEVWTNDKYWSAEHRVVVNSTRERYSIPFFLLPSHDVEVKPLEELLSPENPPRYKGYKYGKFYVSRNRSDFKKLEIQNIQIDDFKVVT; encoded by the exons ATGGATCTTGATCAAACTTTCATCCAAGCACCAGAGCATAGGGCAGATTCCAACTTCATCCCTAACCAACCCGAAGAAATACCCGTGATCGATCTCTCACGTCTCAACGACCCTGAAAATATCCAAAACGTGATCTCGGAGATTGGTGATGCATGTGAAACATGGGGATTTTTCCAGGTGATCAATCATGGTGTGCCTTGCGACGCAAGGAAGCGTGTGGAGGAGACGGTGAAGATATTTTTCGATTTGCCTATGGAAGAGAAGATCAAAGTAAAGAGAGACGAGGTGAATCCAGCAGGGTATCATGATGGAGAACACACGAAGAACGTTAGAGATTGGAAAGAAGTGtttgatatttatttcaaaGATCCAATGGTTATGCCTTCTTCCACAGATCCTGAAGATGAAGGTTTACGAGTTGTTTACAACAAGTGGCCTCAATTTCCTTCTGATTTCAG GGAGGCATGTCAGGAATATGCAGGCCACGCTGAAAAACTAGCGTTCAGACTTTTAGAACTCATCTCATTAAGCTTAGGCTTACCAAAAAAGCGTTTTCATGAATACTTCAAAGAACAAATGAGTTTTTTCAGGATAAATCGTTATCCACCATGTCCACGGCCTGACCTAGCTCTAGGTGTAGGTCACCACAAAGATGCAGACGTTATAAGTCTATTGGCTCAAGACGAAGTTGGAGGGTTACAAATTAGTCGCAGATCGGACGGTGTTTGGTTTCCTATTAGACCCGTCCCTAATGCTCTTGTCATCAATATTGGCAATTGTATGGAG GTATGGACAAATGATAAGTATTGGAGTGCAGAACATAGAGTGGTGGTGAACTCAACAAGGGAAAGATACTCAATACCGTTCTTCTTGTTGCCTTCACATGATGTGGAAGTGAAACCATTAGAAGAGCTTCTGAGTCCTGAAAACCCTCCAAGATACAAAGGATATAAATATGGCAAGTTTTATGTCAGCAGAAACAGAAGCGATTTTAAAAAACTTGAGATCCAAAACATTCAGATCGATGACTTTAAAGTTGTAACTTAG
- the LOC106446861 gene encoding protein DMR6-LIKE OXYGENASE 1: MGRFDEAFIQAPEHRPINHLTNSGEFIFSDEIPTIDLSSLQDPNCDKTTIATEIGKACERWGFFQVINHGLPLDLRRRVENTAAEFFNLTAEEKRRLRRDEVNPMGYHDEEHTKNVRDWKEIFDFFLQDPTIVPATPEPEDTDKRKLTNQWPQHPSDFREICQEYAREVEKLAFKILELISISLGLPGDRLSGYFKEQTSILRFNHYPPCPNPELALGVGRHKDGGALTVLAQDSVGGLQVGRRSDGEWIPVKPIPDALIINIGNCMQVWTNDKYWSAEHRVVVNTSKERFSVPFFFFPSHETNIEPLEELISEENPPCYKKCNWGKFFVSRNRSDFKKLEVEDIQIDHFKA, translated from the exons ATGGGACGATTCGACGAAGCTTTCATCCAAGCTCCGGAGCACAGACCCATCAATCATCTCACAAACTCCGGTGAATTCATTTTCTCCGACGAGATCCCGACCATCGACCTCTCTTCTCTCCAAGATCCCAATTGCGACAAGACAACGATCGCCACAGAGATTGGTAAAGCTTGCGAGAGATGGGGATTTTTCCAGGTGATCAACCACGGCTTGCCTTTAGACCTAAGGCGTCGCGTAGAGAACACGGCGGCCGAATTCTTCAACCTAACGGcggaggagaagagaagattGAGAAGGGACGAAGTGAACCCTATGGGTTATCACGACGAGGAACACACCAAGAACGTTAGAGACTGGAAAGAGATCTTTGATTTTTTCTTGCAAGATCCGACAATCGTTCCGGCGACTCCGGAGCCGGAAGACACCGACAAGAGAAAGCTTACTAACCAGTGGCCTCAACACCCTTCTGACTTCAG AGAGATATGCCAAGAATATGCAAGGGAGGTTGAAAAGTTAGCTTTCAAGATTTTGGaacttatctccattagcttgGGTTTACCGGGTGATCGGTTATCGGGTTACTTCAAGGAACAAACGAGCATTTTGAGGTTCAACCATTACCCTCCTTGTCCCAACCCCGAGCTAGCATTAGGCGTTGGACGTCACAAAGATGGAGGAGCTCTTACCGTCTTGGCCCAAGATAGTGTAGGTGGATTACAAGTGGGCCGTAGATCGGATGGAGAATGGATCCCAGTGAAACCGATCCCCGATGCTTTGATCATTAACATTGGCAACTGCATGCAG GTGTGGACAAATGACAAGTATTGGAGTGCAGAACATAGAGTGGTAGTGAACACAAGCAAAGAGAGGTTCTCAGTaccgttcttctttttcccgTCGCATGAAACCAACATTGAGCCATTGGAGGAGCTTATAAGTGAAGAAAACCCGCCTTGTTACAAAAAGTGCAATTGGGGAAAGTTCTTTGTTTCGAGAAACAGAAGTGATTTCAAGAAGCTCGAAGTTGAGGACATCCAGATTGATCACTTCAAGGCTTAA